The Glaciimonas sp. PCH181 nucleotide sequence CTGGATTAACCCAGCCGACAAAAGCGATTGCTACAACCATCCACATGCCATTCGCAGTTGCAAACCAAAGGTGAAAGGCAGCCCCAACAAAATAATAGAAAAACAATACTGGCCGGCGTCCGTATCGGTCAATTAAAAATGCGCATACGGAATAACCGGCAACGGCAAAAATGGCTTGAATTAATTGAAACCCGATTGCTTGACTCAATGAGAAGCCACGCTGGGTCAGGATCGTTGGCAACATAAATAAGATGCCGTTAGAGGACCATAAAAAGCAAAAAGAAACGATCCACAGCAATATCGTACGCCGGCGATGTTCTGGCGCGAGCAGATCCAAAAAAGTTACGCCTGGATTGTTTGAAATTGTTTCTTCAAGGTTGGTATTTTTCACAAGCGGCTTAGTACCATTTACGATGGGACTGGACGCATTGGAATCCAGCGCAGACTCTGTGATGATATCAACCGTACGTTGCGCTTCCGCTACTCTCCCTCTGCTAAGCAAATAACGAACAGACTCCGGCATGTGACGGCGAACGAAATACAGCAAAGCTGCCGGTATGATGCCAATAACAAACAGTGGCCGCCAACCATAGGTAGGAACAATCGCCAAACTTAGCAGTGCAGAGATGACTAGGCCAAGCGGAAATGCCGCCATCATTAACCCGGTTGCACGACCTCGTACGCTGCTTGGCATGAATTCAGAAACAAGAGTAGTGGCGACGGGGACTTCCCCGCCAAGACCGAAGTTCGATCCAAACCGTGCGATGCCAAGTGTGGCCAAGTTCCAAGACGCTGCAGTGAGACCGGTAAACACCGCGAAGATGCCGACCGTAGCTTTAAATGCAGTTCGTCTACCAATATAGTCCGAAATGGTGCCCCAAAAGAGCGCTCCCAAGAAAGCGCCGACCAGTCCGAGAGTTGCCAGCATTCCAGCTTGTGCTGGATCCAGATGGAACTCCTTCGATAGGGATGGAAGTGCTGTCCCGAACATCGCAAAGTCGACTGCATCGAATAGAACCCCAAAAAATGCAACCGCGACTAAATTACGGTGCCATCGAGAGAATGGTAATCGATCCAAACGGTAAACGAGCGCTTCCGAAAGTTCTACGAGCGTAGCTATGATGACTCCTAAATTATTTTAATTGGACGCTTCTGTGCTGTGCTATCCAGATTGCTCAAATAACGGACGATAGGTAACTAGCCGATACATAACATCTGACGAAGGTTGTAATAAGACTCCGACATTAATCACTCTCTCAATCCAATTTTTTAATATTTTCCGAGAGAGCGCTTAGTGCGTCCGTACTTATTTCTGATAGCAGTCAACTAATCATTGACGCTTAAGACGACAC carries:
- a CDS encoding MFS transporter, producing MDRLPFSRWHRNLVAVAFFGVLFDAVDFAMFGTALPSLSKEFHLDPAQAGMLATLGLVGAFLGALFWGTISDYIGRRTAFKATVGIFAVFTGLTAASWNLATLGIARFGSNFGLGGEVPVATTLVSEFMPSSVRGRATGLMMAAFPLGLVISALLSLAIVPTYGWRPLFVIGIIPAALLYFVRRHMPESVRYLLSRGRVAEAQRTVDIITESALDSNASSPIVNGTKPLVKNTNLEETISNNPGVTFLDLLAPEHRRRTILLWIVSFCFLWSSNGILFMLPTILTQRGFSLSQAIGFQLIQAIFAVAGYSVCAFLIDRYGRRPVLFFYYFVGAAFHLWFATANGMWMVVAIAFVGWVNPGVFGASAVYAAELYPTRIRATAVGWFFGIGRIGSFLAPAVIGYMLANNLGKYVLHTFALTYLLAAIALYLIGIETKGVLLEEIDEEEVPAH